ACGGGTATGAAATGCTGTACGATGCCTCGGGCAAGGCATGGGTGCTCCGCGCCCAGCTTCCGCCCGGCGACCATGAATACGTGTTTCTGGTGAACGGGGACCGGGTCATGCCCGACCCCGGAGCGGCCCTGACCCGAAACGACGGGTTCGGCAACCGCAATTCCGTACTTTTCGTCAATCCGACCAATGGACAGACATTGTAGTTTCGCACGATTTTTCGCCGCCCTGCTCATTGCGGCTTTTGCGCTGGCACCTCTGACCACCCCGCTTCCGGCCCATGCCGACAGCGGGGCCAGACAGTGCGCCATTTCCCCGGAAACCCTGCAACGTCTGGACAGGGTTGCCGGGGATGACGCGCTCATGAAACGCACCATCCTGAACGTGCTGGACGAGGCATGCGAGGCTTCCCTGCCCATGCGCCATTTCGACGGCAAGCTCGCCGAGGGGCTGGCCAAACGCGTGCCGCTCGACGTGCTGGCAGAGGCGCTTCGCCAACGGCTGGCCAACTACCGCACCGCCGCGGACCTGTTGCGCAAAGGCACCGGGAGCGTGGATTCGGAATGTCTGGAAATCATGGGCGAGGGGGTGAGTTCCGGCGTTCCCTCGCAGGACTTTCAGACCTATGCCGCCACGTTCGGCGGCAACCCTGTCGAACCATTCCGCACGGGCGCGGAAATGGTCGCCCTGCTGGGGCAGGCGAATTTCGACTTCGGCCTGACCCTGTCCATGCTCAGGGCCGGATTCAAGGCCGACGCCCTTTCCCCGGACTGGCGCTTTTTCGTGCGCGTGGTTCTGGCCGCGCGCGCCAGAGGCATTTCCGACCCGGAAATAGCCGAGGCCGCCACAGCCGCACTCGCCAACCGCGAGCCTGTACGCGAGGCCATGGCCCGCCTCGGATTTACCGATCGCAGCCTTTCCGGCCGGGAAGATTCTCACTGACAACTTCGCCTTTTTTTGTGACCCTGCACCTTGTGGGAGAGTATATCCTTGCAAGGACATCTTGAATCGCGATGCAAACCCCGGGAGTCCCGAGTGAACAAGTTCATGCTGCCGACACTGTTGGCACTGGCGCTGACTCTGTCCGCGTGCGCCAAAATGGTCGGTCCCTACTATCTGGAACAGGAAAAATACGCCAAAGGCATCGAGGTGCTGGAGCAGAACCTGCGCGAGCACCCCGACGACGCGGAATCCGCCTACTACATCGGCCGATTCCACCTTGCGCTCAAGGAGGCGAAACAGGCGCTGCCCTATCTGGAACAGGCCCAGCGGCTGGCCCCGGACAATGCGGACTATCGGTTCTGGACCGGAGTGGCCCACTGGGCGCTGCTGGACTTCGACGCGGAACGGGCCGCCTATCTGGAGACCCTGCGCATCGACCCGGACCACATCCCCGCAAACCTGTATCTGGGACACGGCTATCTGGATCAGGGACAGTGGGCAAAGGCCCTTGTGCAATACGACACGGTCATCAAGCTCGACAAACACAATCCCGAGGCCCTGTACAACCGCGCCGCAGCGCTGGGGCAGCTCG
Above is a window of Pseudodesulfovibrio tunisiensis DNA encoding:
- a CDS encoding tetratricopeptide repeat protein, with protein sequence MNKFMLPTLLALALTLSACAKMVGPYYLEQEKYAKGIEVLEQNLREHPDDAESAYYIGRFHLALKEAKQALPYLEQAQRLAPDNADYRFWTGVAHWALLDFDAERAAYLETLRIDPDHIPANLYLGHGYLDQGQWAKALVQYDTVIKLDKHNPEALYNRAAALGQLEKTKMERAAWKTFLEAYPDGSLALAATERLNLLGDFTYRNFIIGKRNVTLRAMAFKPGTARLLPDSKESLHVLAAMMTNNPSLRIHVVAYVQGNRTLAEQRARSVRSYMLSGHPEFDPERLPLSWFDSAEIVRTGGRALPLNESVQFITATR